The genomic stretch CCCATTGGCTGCTTGCTGTCCTCCTTTGGCTGGGACCCAGCCTTGGCTTTAGAGGGGAGACTAATAAGGCTCTGGCCCTCCATCCTCAGCGCTGGCTCTCCTTCTCCGGGGACATGCCTTCTCCCTTTTCTTGGCCCTGCAAGAGCTGCCTTGAGCCCAGCGCAGCAGActgagcaggagcagcaggaggaggatgctCAGGCACCAGCAGCCCCAGCAGGCGCCCTTGTTTGAGCTGGTGGCCTTCAGGCACCCGGCGCCGGCCCTGCCTGCCTCCTCTTGCAAAGGCCTGGCAGCAGAGTCCCCGGGCCCttgccccgccgccgccgccgcctccgccttGAAAAGCGAGCAGCAGCAGCTCCGGCGCAAGATCAACAGCCGCGAGAGGAAGCGCATGCAGGACCTGAACCTGGCCATGGACGCCCTGCGGGAGGTGATCCTGCCCTACTCGGCCGCCCACTGCCAGAGCTCCCCGGGCAGGAAGCTCTCCAAGATCGCCACCCTGCTCCTGGCCCGCAACTAcatcctcctcctgggcagctcCCTGCAAGAGCTCCGACGGGCCCTGGCCGAGATCAGCGCCGCAGG from Sceloporus undulatus isolate JIND9_A2432 ecotype Alabama chromosome 3, SceUnd_v1.1, whole genome shotgun sequence encodes the following:
- the OLIG1 gene encoding oligodendrocyte transcription factor 1, coding for MLRHQQPQQAPLFELVAFRHPAPALPASSCKGLAAESPGPCPAAAAASALKSEQQQLRRKINSRERKRMQDLNLAMDALREVILPYSAAHCQSSPGRKLSKIATLLLARNYILLLGSSLQELRRALAEISAAGAAAAPPGAASPRLLLATGFPLFAPGAPILLASPGSASHHPHHPQHQGSPGGGGGGSSKYLALAGLEEPPPPPPCSLAPGPGLCPCALCKVPQLLPSGLGLAALQAHFGK